GCTTCAACAGTTTTCGAGCTGGTGAGGGATCTAATTGTTGCATGCTTCTCTTCCCTGCAGAGAAAAGAggccaaaaaataaatttcaattgaAATAacgaaacatttattgaaaacttaATGTAGGGACACTGTGCCACACATGGAAGGGCATTACAAAGACAAATAAGAAAGTCTCTGGCCTCAAGGAGATGACAATTTGGTAAGAATGCCAgccacagctgggcatggtggctcacgcctgtaatcccagcactttgggagaccaaggcgggaggattccttgagcccaggagtttcagactagcctgggcaacacagtaagaccttgtctctacaaaaaaaaaaaaaaaaaaaaaaaaaaaaattagcctagcatggtccTAGCATGATcctccagctacatgggaggcaagaggatcacctgggagcccagaaagttgaggctgcaatgagtcatgaCTGCGCccctgtattccagcctgggcaacagagcaagaccctgtctaaaaaaaaaaaaaaaaaaaaaaaaaaaaaggggtggctcatgcctgtaatccctgtaatcccaacactttggaaagccaaagtgggcagatcacttgcagtcagaagttcaaaccagcctgaccaacatggtgaaaccccatctctactaaaaatacaaaaattagccaggcatggtggcacatgcctgtaatcccaggtactcaggaggctgaggtgggtatcttgaactcaggaggtggaggctgcagtgagccaagatcatgccactgcactctagcctgggcaacagagcgagactgtctcaaaaaaaaaaaaaaaaaagaaggccagccACCATTACAATCACAATACAATGTGATCAATAAGAAgatggaggctgggcgcagtggctcacgcctgtaatcctagcactttgggaggccgaggcaggtggatcacctgaagtcaggagttcgagaccagcctgactaacatggagaaaccccgtctctgctaaaaatataaaattagccgggcatggtggagcttgcctgtaatcccagctactcgggaggccgaggcagaagaatcacttgaacccgcgaagcagaggttgcagtgagccaagatagcaccattgcactccagcctgggcaacaagagtgaaactccgtctcaaaaaaaaaaaaccaagatgctcaggtgcagtggctcacacttgtaatcccagcactttgggaggctgaggcgggatgatcacttgaacccaggagttgaagaccagcctggacaaacagggggaccccatctctacaaaaaaattaaaaatttagctgggtgtggtggtgcacgcttttagtcccagctactctgggagcctgaggtgaaaggactgcttgagcctatcaggttgaggctgcagtgagctgtgcagTCATTGCGCCattcactccaacctggatgacagagcgagagtgagactttgcctcaaaaaaaaaaaaaaaaaaatagaagaaagaaaatgaaggtaTGTATAGCCAATAATTTAGGGCTGGAAGGAGGTCAGGAAAAGCTAGGGAGGAGTAATGTCAGTGTCACTAGTGAATTCTTGAGAAATGAAGAGGGAAAAAGCAATGGGTGGGTATTTCTTAAGTCTTGGATTTACCAAAACAACAACATATTTCATGGGGATTTAATTGTCAGTCTACTGTGCTTCTGTAGAATTTACATCTAGAAATTTCCTATCAACTCTGAGTACCCATAACATACTATTTATTGTGGGGAGAAAAACAAATCACCTCATATAGGTCTTACCCTCTTGGACCATAGGCTTTGAAGGGCAGTCTGTATCCCAAAGGCTATCAGATAGAAAACAGCCCAAACTCTGGTCCCCTCAAGAGACAAGCTTACCGAGCTGTACTGACACCTTCTGGAAGCACTGGGTACTTTCATCCATAAAGGCCTGCAGCTGTTTCACTGATCCTTGCAGCTCATCCATCTGTAGAAAAAAGACAGCTGTGAGCTGTAAAGGTCCATGGCTTCTTGGATGTTCCTCAAACCCGACAAGCAAGCTCTTGCTCAGGAGCTCTAGGCTTGCTGTTCTTTCAGCCTGGAATGCTTATGCCAGATAATTCTGTTTGTTCCTCCAAAGTCACACCACATTCTTCTCCAGGCTGCTCTATGCTCCAGGAGGCTGACCCGTGTAACCTCTACCAACAGGATGCCTAAGTGGGAAGGAGCTGAACGAGTCATCTTGAGTTGGCTCAAGTCAGCTAACCATGTGACTTTCTCCCATTAGGTGCCACAGTAACTGCTACTCCCTCCTCCCTTTCAGTCCTAGGGGGAGTAAGAGCTCTGCTGCCTATAAGCCCCAGGTTACTCCACTAACCCTTGTGGTTCTCCAATACCCATACCTTTCTATTTTAGcctttttgaaaataaactcTCCTTGAATTGTCCTTTCAAATGCCATCTGCTTGCTGTTAATACCTGGATTGACACAATACTACTCCCTCAAATGTCCTCATGGCGCATTTCCTTCAAGTCTGTTGAAATGGCACCTCAGAGGGGCCTTCAATAACCTTGCTATATAAAATAGCAACCCACCAACCTCCCTATACTGTCTGTCCCTCTTACCCTGCTTGCTATATAAAATAGCAACCCACCAACCTCCCTATACTGTCTGTCCCTCTTACCCTGCTTGCTATATAAAATAGCAACCCACCAACCTCCCTATACTGTCTGTCCCTCTTACCCTGCTTCATCAGCATTTACcactatatatttgtttattattttttgattgtcTCTCCATGTTTTCCCAAGGTAGAGCTGAATATACTTATTCAACTTACACTTATACATTTCTCCAGGTCTTTTAATTTCCAAGGATTACAAGGTGGCAAAGCTGGATAACTCAACTAAATAAACATGAGCCCACTTACCACCAACTCCATACAATCAAAGACTTTGCTCTGGTTCTGTAATATTTTCTGGTAGTCAGGTTTTGTATTAAGAACTTCATTCTGAGAAGACTCAAGATATGTCATAGGCTCCACTTTGACCTCAGTAATTTTGGCCTCAGTTGatcctctaaaaacaaaacagaagagctTTCGAGAGATTCTGtaattattttctggaagagatacCAAAGATTATCCTATAAAGCTGAATCAGTATTCCTCCACTCTACGCTAGGTATAGGCTCTCTTCTTaacaggaagttttttttttttttttgagacggagtctcactctgttgcccaggctggagtgcagtggtacggtctcaggtctcggctcactgcaacctctgcctcccaggttcaagcgattttcctgtctcagcctcctgagtagctgggatttcaggcacctgccaccatgcccggctaattttttgtatttttagtagagacggggtttcaccatgttggccaggctggtctcgaactcctgaacttgtgatctgcccgcttcagcctcccaaagtgctggaattacaggcataagccaccgcgcctggccttaacaAGAAGTTCTGAAACAATTGTCTAGTATTCATGTCTATACCTCCAGACTCCAGGAAATGCTGAAAGCTTCCAGTCAGTTGAATCCACTTAATAGTAAGGTCCATATACCAGAAGGACTATACTTGGGAGACAGTGAAGCCAAAGCTTACTATCCTAGTCAGTGTGTATAATTGTCTACCAAAACATGCTGGCCTACTTCAATTATCTAAAATAACTGAACAGGACTGAGAGTTCATGAAAACTGATGAACAACAACGTTAATAACAACAACTACTACAATTTACTGAGTGCTAAGTAGATGCCAGACATTACTGGGCACTTTACATTTAACCTAATTTGACACAATAACCCAATGAGGAAGGTACTAATATCATCCCCATTTTCAAATGAGGAACCTTAGGCTCATTCAAGactgtgacttgcccaaggtcacaaaactaTCGAACAGTTAGAGTCTGAACAGACAGTCTGCTTCTAGAACCATTCCTCTTAACCTACAAGCTTTGCCACAAAAGATTTTATCTGAAACTGGCATCTTACACATTATCTATCTTCATAAATAGAGTATGTAAGGGGTGAATAAAGTAACTGATAACCGTCATTACCTGGATTGGGGAAATTTTTCAAACCATGTTCCTCAAAGCCCCTCTCTACTGAGAGGCCACTTTTGTAATTAGGGTTTTGACTAACATTTTGTAGTTGGGATTCTAGCTGGTTCTATCTCGAAAAAAAGCTTAAAACCATGGTTTAAATGTTCAACTAAATCAAAATCTAGCATTTTCTGGCCAGGTGccttggcttacacctgtaatctcaacacattgggaggccaagatgggcagatcacttgaggccaagagttcacgaccagcctggccaacatggcgaaaccctgtctctactaaaaatacaaaaattagtggagtgtggtggagcatgcctgtaatcccagctactcgggaggctgaggcaggagaatcgcctgaacccgggagttggaggctgcagtgagccgagatcgtgccactgcattccagcatgggtgacagagcaaaaaaacaaacaaaaaaacacccagcccagcctggccaacatggtgaaatcctgtctctactaaaaatacaaaaattagccaggcatcatggcacacatctgtagtcccagctactcaggaggctgaggcaggagaattgcttgaacccgggaggcagagtgagcTCAGATggcgccatgcactccagccttggcaacagagcgagagtctgtctctgaaacaaaacaaaacaaaacaaaaaaacacctagCACTTTCCTACTTTTCCTCTACCTTCAAGACCCAAAGATACTCTCTTTCCTCAATCTTCCTCATCACCCACTTTCATGTCTTTCTGTCTCCAAGAAGGCCCTGGCCAAGGGCATCCCCCAAACCTGCAGCTCATAGGCCATGTGCTCACTGAAGCCCCTTGGTTACTGTTCTTGGCCCAGCCCCAGGCTGCCATGTACAATGCAGAGATGTGCCTGTCTCCCCCAGGATATGAAATGTTAGCCAAGGACACAGAACAGAAACAATTGTGTTCTTGGACTGAAAATAGTGACACCAactcttccttcctctcactCACTTCCCATTTATGGTCAGAGAGTGCTAATACACACTACAGAATTTGATGAGCTTATTGGCCCATGAGAAAGGATTCATCTTTCAATTTGTGCTAACAGAACTGAAATAAACACCAGTCAAACTCCATGagatttttaaagacagtttttaCAGTTCATAGATCTAACCTGGACAATATCTCTTCAGCCTCCTGCTGGTAGTGAAGCAAGAGCTGATCCCAAGTCTGACGTTCTAAAGAAAACCTGtaagaatcaggaaaaaaaattcagttaatttttataatcttatCCTGAATCACTCACAGTAacaataagtatgtgaggtgtaCAATCTGGATGTCAAATGTGAGTTGAAAGGTCATTACAGGGTTAGAAAGCCTGACCAATTCAGAGGATATTTAATCATATCAAACCTGACTTCTTGAAGtcaaattaatatttgtattctcTAGACTCCATTCTATGAAATTGATCATTAGTAGAGTCCATAAAAATCTCAATATGCAGCCTTCTAACTTCTAGTATTGGTGCACTAATACTGACTCTCCAAATACAATGCTTACTATTCATTTTTTCCAAGTTAGTTAATTTCCCCAGATGGGAGAACGAATTTAGATTCTCTAACAAAGGTTAACTTACTTTGTTATGTATTCCTTCATCTCAGCCACAGATGCTTCCAGAGAAAAATCTGATGCTTTTCTGGAAAACAGACATGATTATGACATAAatctttcaagaaatatttgctttaatataatcgcttataaattatttatttatttatttgagacggagtttccctcttgttgcccaggctggagtgcaatggcacaatcttggctttctgcaacctctgcctccctggttcaacagatcctcctgccttagcctccagagtagctggaattataggcatgtgccaccacgcccggctaattttgtcttttcagtagagatggggtttctccatgttggtcaggctggtctcaaactcccgacctcaggtgatccacccgcctcaaccccccaaagtgctgggattacaggaatgagcaaCAGcacccagctatttatttatttttgagatggagtctcgctgtgttgcccaggctggagtacagtggcataa
This window of the Pongo abelii isolate AG06213 chromosome 21, NHGRI_mPonAbe1-v2.0_pri, whole genome shotgun sequence genome carries:
- the DSN1 gene encoding kinetochore-associated protein DSN1 homolog isoform X3; the protein is MTSVTRSEIIDELSRSISVDLAESKRLGCLLLSSFQFSIQKLEPFLRDTKGFSLESFRAKASSLSEELKHFADGLETDGTLQKCFEDSNGKASDFSLEASVAEMKEYITKFSLERQTWDQLLLHYQQEAEEILSRGSTEAKITEVKVEPMTYLESSQNEVLNTKPDYQKILQNQSKVFDCMELVMDELQGSVKQLQAFMDESTQCFQKVSVQLGKRSMQQLDPSPARKLLKLQRQNPPATHGSGSGSCQ